TTGCCGAACTTGTCCGCGACCGCCTGCTGGGCGTCGAGCAGCACCGACGGGCGCAGCTTCACGTTGCCGGGCTTGTAGACGCCGTGCACGTTGCCGAAGGTGAGCGCCGTCAGGTAGCGACCCTTCTCGCCGAAGCCGAGCGCCTCGACGGTCGCGATCGCGTCCTCGGGCGAGGTGTAGAGCTTCTCGTTGATCTCGTTCTCGACGCCGTCCTCCTCGCCACCGACGACACCGACCTCGATCTCGAGGACGATCTTCGCGGCGACGGACGCGGCCAGGAGCTCCTGCGCGATCGCGAGGTTCTCGTCGAGCGGCACGGCCGACCCGTCCCACATGTGCGACTGGAAGAGCGGGTTCTCACCGCGGGCCACGCGCTCGGCCGAGAGGGCGAGCAGCGGGCGGACGAAGCCGTCGAGCTTGTCCTTGGGGCAGTGGTCGGTGTGCAGCGCGATGTTGACCGGGAAGTTCTTCGCCACCTCGGCGGCGTACGCCGCGAAGGCGGCCGAGCCGGTGACCATGTTCTTGACCGTCGAGCCGGAGAGGTACTCCGCGCCACCCGTGGAGACCTGGACGATGCCGTCGGAACCCGCCTCGGCGAAGCCCTGGAGGGCAGCGATCAGCGTCTGTGAGGACGACACGTTGATGGCGGGGTAGGCGAAGGCGCCGGCCTTGGCCGCATCAAGCATCTCCGCGTAGATCTCGGGGGTGGCGATAGGCATCGGAGGATCTCCTGGTGCTGAGGACGGTAGTGAGCGACGGGGCCGAGCAACTGGGTGCGGCCGATCGGGCCACGCACACTCTATTGAACGTACGCCGCGGCGCGCAGCCGCGTGGCCGCGCTACTGGACGGTCACCATCATGCGCGGCGGGGCTCACCCCGAGAATTCACCCCCGCAGGCGAGCGCAACTGCACTCAGCGGCAGTCCACCGCGAGCACGGGCCGGATACCGGTGCCGTCGACGTCGACCGTGCGCGGGGTGATCAGGATGTGCGCGCTGGTCGTGCGCTCGTTGAGGCAGGGCGGCCATCCGTCCTCGTGGAACGTGCCGTCCTCTCCGATCCAGGCGACCGATCCGCGCACGCCGTAGGTCCAGCTGCTGCCCTGGAACGACGCCACCTTGGTCTCCGCCGAGGCGTGCGCAGGCGTCTGCTGCCAGCGGGGCGCGGCCTTGCTGGATCCGAGACCGAACCCGAGGACCAGGCCGATGGCGAGAAGGAAGACAGCGAACGCGGCGAGCAACGGCTTGGGCATGCGGCCAAGTCTCCCACCCGCCCATGCGCTCAGCCGCGCCAGACCCCGGCTTCGGCCGAACCACCGGCGCCACCGAGGTCGGCGTACTCACGGATCCAGGTGTGCATGGCGATCGCTGCCGCCGCCGAAGCGTTGATCGACCGCGTCGACCCGAACTGCGCGATCGAGAACGTGCCATCACACACGGAGCGCGCACCCTCGGACAGGCCCGGCCCTTCCTGTCCGAACAGGAAGCAGACACGCCGTGGCACGGCTGTCGTCTCGAGGTGCAGCGAGCCCGGCAGGTTGTCGATGCCGAGCAGGGTCACGGGCCCACCGGGAAGCGAGTGCAGGTACGCCGCCAGGTCCGCGGCCGACGCATGGTGCCGGATGTGCTGGTAGCGATCGGTCACCATCGCCCCACGCCGGTTCCAGCGCTTGCGGCCCACGATGTGCACCTCGGCCGCGAGGAAGGCGTTGGCGGAGCGCACGATCGTGCCGATGTTGAAGTCGTGCTGCCAGTTCTCGATGGCGACGTGGAAGTCGTGGCGGCGCGTGTCGAGATCGGCGCGGATCGCCTCGAGAGTCCAGTAGCGGTAGCGGTCCACGACGTTGCGGCGGTCCCCTTCGCGCAGCAGCTCCGGATCCCACTGCGGACCCTCCGGCCACGGTCCGGACCACGGTCCGAGGCCGACCTCCTCCGGCCCGTGCGGCATGGGGTCGTAGGGCGCGCGCTGCTCCGCGTCGTACTCGCCGTCGCGCACTGGATCGTCCACGGGACGCAGGTTAGTCGGGACCCGCCCGGAGGGTGGGGTTGCCCGGCTACTGTGCTCTCGTGATCGCTGACCTGATGTCGCCGCTGCTGCTGGGCATGGACTGGATGGAACCGCAGTGGTGGCTCGACCACTTCGGCACCGAGATGGTGTGGCTCAGCCTGATCATCCTGGTGATCGAGTGCGGGCTCTTCTTCCCGTTCCTCCCCGGCGACACGCTCCTGTTCGCGATCGGCCTCTTCATCGCCGGTGACCAGGTCTCGATCGTCCCGGGGCACCACTCCATCGACCTGGTCGTCGTGATGGCGCTCTTCGTCGGAGCCGCCTTCCTGGGCAACGTGGTCGGCTACGAGATCGGCCGCGCCGTCGGACCGCCGCTCTATGAGCGCGACGGCCGCATCCTCAAGCGGAAGTACTTCGACCAGACGCACGCCTTCTTCGAGAAGCACGGCACCAAGGCACTGGTCATCGGCCGCTTCGTGCCCGTCGTGCGGACCTTCGTCACGGTCGTCGCAGGCGTCACCCGCATGGACCGCCGGGTCTTCCTGACGTGGAGCTTCATCGGCGCTGTGCTCTGGGTCCTCTCGATCACGCTGCTCGGCTACTTCCTCGGCCAGGCCTTCCCGAGCCTGGGAGAGAACCTCGACAAGGCGATCATCGTCATCGTCGCGGTCTCGCTGATCCCGGTCGCCTACGAGTGGTGGGCGCACAAGCGGAAGTCCGCCGCACACTCCTGAGCACGGCTCGCCACCGCTGACCGGGGCCTGACCTAGGCTCGGAGCCATGGCAGTACGACGCGACGCCGACCGTCTCGCGGGCATCCCGCCGACGGTGTTCAGCCGCATGTCCGCACTCGCCGCCTCCACCGGGGCGGTCAACCTGGGCCAGGGCTTCCCGGACCGCGACGGTCCCTCGACCGTGATCGAGCGCGCGGTCTCGGCCCTGCGCGACGGCGCCAACCAGTACGCCCCCGGCGCCGGCATCCCGGCGCTGCGCCGTGCCATCGCCGACCACCAGCTGCGGCACTACGGCCTCGATCTCGACCCGGACACCGAGGTGGTCGTGACCACCGGGGCGACCGAGGCCATCGCCGGCGCCATGCTCGGCCTGGTCAACCCCGGCGACGAGGTCATCGTCCTCGAGCCCTGGTATGACAGCTATGCGGCGATGATCTCCTTCGCCGGCGGAGTGCTGCGGCCGGTCACCCTGCACGCGCCGGAGTTCCGCCTCGACGTCGATGCGCTCGAAGCCGCGGTCACCTCGTGCACGAAGCTGCTGCTGATCAACACCCCGCACAACCCGACCGGCACCGTGCTGACCCGCTCCGAACTCGAAGCCGTCGCCCGCATCGCGATCGAGCACGACCTGATCGTGGTCACCGACGAGGTCTACGAGCACCTCGTCTTCACCGGTCACACGCACGTCCCGATCGCGACCCTGCCCGGCATGGCCGACCGCACGCTCACCCTGTCCAGCGCCGGCAAGAGCTACAGCTTCACCGGCTGGAAGGTCGGCTGGGCGACCGGCCCGGCCCCGCTCGTCGGGGCAGTCCTCGCCGCCAAGCAGTGGCTCAGCTTCACCTCCGCCTCCGCGCTCCAGCCGGCGATCGCCTGGG
This genomic interval from Nocardioides cavernaquae contains the following:
- the fbaA gene encoding class II fructose-bisphosphate aldolase, translating into MPIATPEIYAEMLDAAKAGAFAYPAINVSSSQTLIAALQGFAEAGSDGIVQVSTGGAEYLSGSTVKNMVTGSAAFAAYAAEVAKNFPVNIALHTDHCPKDKLDGFVRPLLALSAERVARGENPLFQSHMWDGSAVPLDENLAIAQELLAASVAAKIVLEIEVGVVGGEEDGVENEINEKLYTSPEDAIATVEALGFGEKGRYLTALTFGNVHGVYKPGNVKLRPSVLLDAQQAVADKFGKERAFDFVFHGGSGSLPEEISAAVDYGVVKMNIDTDTQYAFTRPVAGYMFTSYDGVLKVDGEVGNKKQYDPRAWGKAAEAGMAARIVQACQDLRSAGTTLGI
- a CDS encoding TrmH family RNA methyltransferase — encoded protein: MPHGPEEVGLGPWSGPWPEGPQWDPELLREGDRRNVVDRYRYWTLEAIRADLDTRRHDFHVAIENWQHDFNIGTIVRSANAFLAAEVHIVGRKRWNRRGAMVTDRYQHIRHHASAADLAAYLHSLPGGPVTLLGIDNLPGSLHLETTAVPRRVCFLFGQEGPGLSEGARSVCDGTFSIAQFGSTRSINASAAAAIAMHTWIREYADLGGAGGSAEAGVWRG
- a CDS encoding DedA family protein; translation: MIADLMSPLLLGMDWMEPQWWLDHFGTEMVWLSLIILVIECGLFFPFLPGDTLLFAIGLFIAGDQVSIVPGHHSIDLVVVMALFVGAAFLGNVVGYEIGRAVGPPLYERDGRILKRKYFDQTHAFFEKHGTKALVIGRFVPVVRTFVTVVAGVTRMDRRVFLTWSFIGAVLWVLSITLLGYFLGQAFPSLGENLDKAIIVIVAVSLIPVAYEWWAHKRKSAAHS
- a CDS encoding pyridoxal phosphate-dependent aminotransferase — encoded protein: MAVRRDADRLAGIPPTVFSRMSALAASTGAVNLGQGFPDRDGPSTVIERAVSALRDGANQYAPGAGIPALRRAIADHQLRHYGLDLDPDTEVVVTTGATEAIAGAMLGLVNPGDEVIVLEPWYDSYAAMISFAGGVLRPVTLHAPEFRLDVDALEAAVTSCTKLLLINTPHNPTGTVLTRSELEAVARIAIEHDLIVVTDEVYEHLVFTGHTHVPIATLPGMADRTLTLSSAGKSYSFTGWKVGWATGPAPLVGAVLAAKQWLSFTSASALQPAIAWALEHEAAYPRELAVSLEERRDLLCDGLSAVGLTARRPEGTYFATTDVAHLGWKDGLEFCLALPERAGVVAIPMQGFYGSPRSGHHPGRHLVRWAFCKEPDVLQEGLRRLSAADLSA